The window CGCCGACGACCACGGTCAGGGGTACCGCGGTGATGCCGTGGCGCTCCATCGTCCGCGGCGGCAGGTAGGCCGTTGAATCGGTGACGATCGCGACATGGCGGGACATGAGCTGGAGGTTACCTGGCGTAGCGCCCGGGCGGCAGACCGACCCCGTTCACCTGGGAATGCCTTGACCGGATCAGCGCGTGCTCAGCCGTCCTCAAGTCGTGCTCTCGGGGCGGGGTTTCTTCTGCCAGGGGTAGGTCGGGCGAGGGCCGGGCGGCGTGATGGCGGGCCGCGTAGGCTCCTCGGCCCGCTGGGACTGAGGGCTGTCCGGCCAGGTCTGCTCGGTCGTCGCGGCGGCCTCGGTGGCCGGGGCCTCCGGCCACGGGGGCGGCGGCGTCGACGACGAGGGCTCCGTGGTCTGCCAGTGCCGCAGGGCGCCGGTCTCCACGTCGATCTGCGCGCTGAGGCTGTCCAGGTCGTCGCCGGCGAAGCGGTGGGCCCGGTCGCGGGCCGCCCAGCGCAGCGCATCCGCGGACTGGACGATGCGCTCGGTGCGCTCGCGCAGGTCGGGCAGCCGCTCGCCGAGCGTCGCGCGGTCCGGCTCGGACTCCAGGCGCCGCAGTTCGGCGTCCAGTTCGTGCCCGTGCGCGCTGAGGCGCTGGAAGAGGCCGAGGGACTCCTTGAGGGACTCGTCCTCGCCCGCGCGCAGCGCGTCCTGGGTGGCCCGCATGGAGGTACGCAGCTTCAGCCGCAGCTGGGCGATCTCGCCGACCGGGCCCGGCTGGGCGAAGGACTTGGCCCGCAGGGTGTGGTCCTCGACCGTACGCCGGGCGTGGGTGATGGTTTCGTCGACGCGGCGCTTGGCGGCACCGACCACCTTCACCGTGGCATACGCGCCGAGCACGACGAAGAGCACGAAAAGCAGGGCGACAACTGCGATCACTGCTTCCACGAGCTCCTCCTCCGACCGGTCGCGACGCACACCGCGTCACTCTTCAACGGTAAACGCAGCGGGCAGGCCCGGAGTTCCAACAGAACCCCGAACCTGCCCGTAGGGGATCACCCCGAGCCAATCACCACGCTCAGGCAGCCCCTGAGCCTTCCGCTGCGCTCACGGCAGCCCCTGAGCCGTCCGCCACCCTCACGGCGACCACCGAGCCCACGTCCGAACCGGCCCGATCGCCGAAGGCCTACGCCGGAACGATGTTCACCAGCTTCGGTGCCCGCACGATCACCTTGCGGATCCCCGCGCCGTCCAGCGCCGCCACGACCTTCTCGTCGGACAGCGCGACCTTCTCCAGCTCCTCCTCGGAGATGGCCGGCGAGACCTCCAGGCGGGCCTTGACCTTGCCCTTGATCTGCACGACACAGGTGACGGTCTCGTCGACGACGTACGCCGGGTCGGCCACCGGGAAGTCCTGGTGCACCACCGAGTCCTCGTGGCCCAGCCTGCGCCACAGCTCCTCGGCGATGTGCGGGGCCAGCGGCGCGGCCATCAGCACCAGCGCCTCGGCGACCGAGTGCGGCACCGCCCCGCCCGCCTTGGTCAGGTGGTTGTTCAGCTCGGTGACCTTGGCGATGGCAGTGTTGAACCGCATGCCCTCCAGGTCCCCGCGCACCCCGTCGATCGCCTTGTGCAGGGCACGCAGCGTGTCCTCGTCGGGCTCGGCGTCGGCCACCGTCAGCTCACCGGTGGTCTCGTCGACGACGTTGCGCCACAGCCGCTGCAGCAGCCGGAACTGGCCCACCACCGCGCGCGTGTCCCACGGCCGGGACACGTCCAGGGGGCCCATCGCCATCTCGTACAGGCGCAGCGTGTCGGCGCCGTACTCCGCGCAGATCTCGTCCGGAGTGACCGCGTTCTTCAGGGACTTGCCCATCTTGCCCAGCAGCCGGGAGACCTTCTCGCCCTGGTAGTAGTACGCGCCGTCGCGCTCCTCCACCTCGGCGGCCGGCACCGCGATGCCACGGCTGTCGCGGTAGACATAGGCCTGGATCATGCCCTGGTTGAACAGCTTGTGGAACGGCTCCGCGGACGAGACGTGCCCCAGGTCGAACAGCACCTTGGACCAGAAACGGGCGTACAGCAGGTGCAGGACGGCGTGCTCGGCGCCGCCGACGTACAGGTCGACGCCGCCGTGCGGCTGGCCCTCGCGCGGGCCCATCCAGTACTGCTCGATCTCCGCGTCGACCAGCTGCTCGCTGTTGTGCGGGTCCAGGTAGCGCAGCTCGTACCAGCAGGAACCGGCCCAGTTGGGCATGGTGTTGGTCTCACGCCGGTACCGCTTCGGGCCGTCGCCCAGGTCCAGCGTGACGTTGACCCACTCCTCGTTGCGCGACAGCGGCGTCTCGGGCTCGGTGTCGGCGTCGTCCGGGTCGAAGGTGCGCGGCGAGTAGTCCTCGACCTCGGGCAGCTCCAGCGGCAGCATCGACTCGGGCAGGGAGTGGGCGATGCCGTCCTCGTCGTAGACGATCGGGAAGGGCTCGCCCCAGTAGCGCTGACGGCTGAACAGCCAGTCGCGCAGCCGGAAGTTGACCGTGCCCTCGCCGATGCCCTGGTGCTCCATCCACTCGGTGATGCGCGCCTTGGCCTCGGCGACGCCCAGGCCGTCCAGGGAGACACCCTCACCGGTGGAGTTGATGATCTTCGCGTCGTACGACGCGAAGGCGTCCTCCCACGTCGAGGTGTCCGTACCCCGGCCGTCCGTCGGCTCGACGATGCAGTGGATCGGCAGCTCGAAGGCGCGCGCGAACTCGAAGTCGCGCTGGTCGCCCGCCGGGACAGCCATGATCGCGCCGGTGCCGTAGCCCATCAGGACGTAGTCGGCGATGAAGACGGGGATCTTCTCGCCGTTGACCGGGTTGGTCGCGTACGAGCCGATGAAGACGCCGGTCTTGTCCTTGGCCTCGGCCTGCCGCTCGACGTCGGACTTCGAGGCGGCCTGGGCGCGGTAGGCGGCGACGGCCTCGGCAGGGGTCGCGTGACCGCCGGTCCAGACGTCGTGGGTGCCCTCGGGCCAGGCCTGCGGGGTGAACTTCTCGACCAGCGGGTGCTCGGGCGCCAGCACCATGTAGGTCGCGCCGAACAGGGTGTCGGGGCGCGTGGTGAAGACGGTGATGTGCTCGCCGTCGATCGGGAAGTCGACGCGGGCGCCCTCGGAGCGGCCGATCCAGTTGCGCTGCTGCAGCTTGATGGCCTCGGGCCAGTCCAGCGCGTCCAGATCGTCCAGCAGCCGGTCGGCGTAGGCGGTGATGCGCATGTTCCACTGGCGCAGCTTGGCCTTGAAGACCGGGTAGTTGCCGCGCTCGGAGCGGCCGTCGGCAGTGACCTCCTCGTTGGCCAGCACGGTGCCCAGGCCGGGGCACCAGTTGACCGGCGCGTCGGAGGCGTACGCCAGGCGGAACCCGCTCAGGACGTCGGCGCGCTCGGTGGCGCTCAGCTCGCTCCACGCGCGCGTGTGCCCCGGTACGGCACGCTCACCGGACTCGAAGGCGGCGACCAGCTCGGAGATCGGGCGGGCCTTCTTCGCCTCGTCGTCGTACCAGGAATTGAAGATCTGCAGGAAGATCCACTGGGTCCACTTGTAGTAGTCCGGGTCGATCGTGGCGAACGACCGGCGCTTGTCGTGGCCCAGGCCCAGCCGGCGCAGCTGGGACTTCATGTTCTCGATGTTGGCCTCGGTGGACACGCGCGGGTGCGTGCCGGTCTGCACGGCGTACTGCTCGGCGGGCAGGCCGAAGGCGTCGAAGCCCAGGGTGTGCAGGACGTTGTGGCCGGTCATGCGCTGGAAGCGCGCGAAGACGTCGGTGGCGATGTACCCCAGGGGGTGACCGACGTGCAGGCCCGCACCGGAGGGGTACGGGAACATGTCCATGATGAACTTCTTGGGCCGGGCGACGACCTCGGAGTCGCCCGCCAGGTCGCCCTTGGGGTTCGGAGCGGCGTACGTACCCTCGGCATCCCAGAAGTCCTGCCAGCGCGCCTCGATCTCGGCGGCCATGGCCGCCGTGTAGCGGTGCGGCGCGGCCACCTCGGCGGTGACAGCAGGGTTCGTCTCGCTCATGATCCTCAAAGCTCCATCGGTCGTCTCTGCCAGCGGCTGCGGTTCTCCGGAAACGAAAAAACCCCTCGCACAGGAGGGGACGCCGCGCCGATTCCGACCATCCGGGTGGCCCGGGGTCGGGACTGATCAGCGCGGCTCGCTAAGCAGAAGGCGTACGGCACGCATGGCGTCAGGGTACCGCAGCGCCGGAGCGCGTCGCGACGACCTTTCAGCGGGGGCGCGACGGCTTCCGGACGGGGGTGCGCGTGAACAACCGCACCCTGAGTTCCGTACCTGAGGGTTGTGAAGACCTGGAAAAGCTGAACAACCTTCAATTGTTACCTGGCGTAACAGTCGCTAAGGGACAACGCAAGCCCCTCGCAGCCCGTAGATAACAACGCAATAACTCAAACGCCGTACCCCCCGGTATGGAGCCACTTAGAGTGCGGCAGCGGGACCGCCTTCCCGAACCGCTCGGAGTTGCCCCCATGAACCCTCGTCGTAGTAACAGTTCGCTCCCCAGGACGGGCCGGTCGGCCTACGGGGTGGCGACCGCTGCTGTTCTGCTGCTCATCCCCCTGGTTGTGCTGCTCGGCGGCACCTGGCTCCAGGAGTTCCTCAACTTCGGTG of the Streptomyces sp. T12 genome contains:
- the leuS gene encoding leucine--tRNA ligase; the protein is MSETNPAVTAEVAAPHRYTAAMAAEIEARWQDFWDAEGTYAAPNPKGDLAGDSEVVARPKKFIMDMFPYPSGAGLHVGHPLGYIATDVFARFQRMTGHNVLHTLGFDAFGLPAEQYAVQTGTHPRVSTEANIENMKSQLRRLGLGHDKRRSFATIDPDYYKWTQWIFLQIFNSWYDDEAKKARPISELVAAFESGERAVPGHTRAWSELSATERADVLSGFRLAYASDAPVNWCPGLGTVLANEEVTADGRSERGNYPVFKAKLRQWNMRITAYADRLLDDLDALDWPEAIKLQQRNWIGRSEGARVDFPIDGEHITVFTTRPDTLFGATYMVLAPEHPLVEKFTPQAWPEGTHDVWTGGHATPAEAVAAYRAQAASKSDVERQAEAKDKTGVFIGSYATNPVNGEKIPVFIADYVLMGYGTGAIMAVPAGDQRDFEFARAFELPIHCIVEPTDGRGTDTSTWEDAFASYDAKIINSTGEGVSLDGLGVAEAKARITEWMEHQGIGEGTVNFRLRDWLFSRQRYWGEPFPIVYDEDGIAHSLPESMLPLELPEVEDYSPRTFDPDDADTEPETPLSRNEEWVNVTLDLGDGPKRYRRETNTMPNWAGSCWYELRYLDPHNSEQLVDAEIEQYWMGPREGQPHGGVDLYVGGAEHAVLHLLYARFWSKVLFDLGHVSSAEPFHKLFNQGMIQAYVYRDSRGIAVPAAEVEERDGAYYYQGEKVSRLLGKMGKSLKNAVTPDEICAEYGADTLRLYEMAMGPLDVSRPWDTRAVVGQFRLLQRLWRNVVDETTGELTVADAEPDEDTLRALHKAIDGVRGDLEGMRFNTAIAKVTELNNHLTKAGGAVPHSVAEALVLMAAPLAPHIAEELWRRLGHEDSVVHQDFPVADPAYVVDETVTCVVQIKGKVKARLEVSPAISEEELEKVALSDEKVVAALDGAGIRKVIVRAPKLVNIVPA